Proteins from a genomic interval of Proteiniborus ethanoligenes:
- a CDS encoding S-layer homology domain-containing protein, with amino-acid sequence MKKILSLVIILALVFTAMPNYAILNNAGFEGGIHKNERNTQKTKEYKEMLFITGTPTLLQGTVEIKESEKKLTYNYKLSSKDGKISMTRNIDLERIIDDNTYHRQRVEVNNITKFKETITVNDEDGKKTYALTNYLLHNSTIGDNQPVATYYQGGWGGSKEYTINKTEGKVIEEITGDIYGYDHYWGGTETQKIHKDITFITEDENYKEIKQYGYVDIDVSFNRTKKMEYFDNLPYQTSFDGGYTLTEQDETVMKYSYTLPILSSNKAASNRKNIGSGIERFETLPTQQKLFIPKFEDIKGNWAEWDIKRLAGLQVIDGTQRYFGPNLNMKRTDFAKWIVLAMDLAGEEEQTSRRTSRTQEEKPNLFADISGEYPDYKYIKAVKEKEIMSGVGDNKFAPEGNLTRAEAITIVIRALGLERLAPNPPFRTRFIDDNQIPLWAKKAIYVADQVGIAKGSTDGYIHPNEPMTKAEAAAFINRFITYLQENMKIDHRENIINY; translated from the coding sequence ATGAAAAAAATCCTATCCCTTGTAATCATACTAGCATTAGTATTCACAGCTATGCCTAACTATGCAATTCTAAACAACGCAGGCTTTGAAGGAGGCATACACAAAAACGAGAGAAATACTCAAAAAACTAAGGAGTATAAAGAAATGCTCTTTATAACAGGTACGCCAACACTACTTCAAGGCACTGTGGAAATAAAGGAGTCAGAAAAAAAGCTTACCTATAACTATAAGCTTTCAAGTAAAGACGGTAAAATATCAATGACTAGAAACATAGACCTAGAAAGAATAATTGATGACAATACCTATCATAGACAAAGAGTAGAAGTAAATAACATCACAAAATTCAAGGAAACCATAACTGTAAATGATGAAGATGGGAAAAAAACTTATGCCCTAACAAACTACCTGCTCCACAACTCAACCATAGGTGACAATCAGCCAGTAGCTACATATTATCAAGGAGGCTGGGGAGGCTCAAAGGAATACACCATAAATAAAACAGAAGGCAAGGTAATAGAAGAAATAACAGGAGATATTTATGGATATGATCACTATTGGGGAGGCACAGAAACTCAAAAAATCCACAAGGATATTACATTTATAACAGAAGACGAAAACTACAAAGAGATCAAACAATATGGCTATGTAGACATAGATGTATCCTTCAATAGAACAAAAAAAATGGAGTACTTCGATAATCTTCCATATCAAACAAGCTTTGACGGAGGATATACATTAACAGAGCAGGATGAAACAGTGATGAAATACTCATATACGCTACCTATCCTAAGCTCAAACAAGGCGGCAAGCAATCGCAAAAACATAGGAAGTGGAATAGAACGCTTTGAAACACTTCCGACACAGCAGAAGCTTTTCATACCTAAATTTGAAGACATAAAAGGCAATTGGGCAGAATGGGACATTAAAAGATTAGCAGGACTTCAAGTAATAGATGGGACACAGAGGTATTTTGGACCAAATCTTAATATGAAAAGAACAGACTTTGCAAAGTGGATAGTTTTAGCAATGGATTTAGCAGGAGAAGAGGAGCAGACAAGCAGAAGAACATCAAGAACACAAGAAGAAAAGCCTAATCTTTTTGCTGATATTTCAGGAGAATATCCTGACTACAAATATATCAAAGCAGTAAAAGAAAAGGAGATAATGAGTGGAGTAGGAGATAACAAATTTGCACCAGAGGGCAATCTAACAAGAGCAGAAGCCATAACCATAGTTATCAGAGCCTTAGGTCTAGAGAGACTAGCACCTAATCCACCATTTAGGACAAGGTTCATAGATGATAATCAAATACCACTTTGGGCAAAAAAAGCTATCTATGTAGCAGATCAAGTCGGTATAGCAAAAGGAAGCACAGACGGATACATACATCCAAATGAGCCAATGACAAAAGCAGAGGCTGCAGCTTTTATTAACAGATTCATAACCTATCTTCAAGAAAACATGAAAATAGATCATAGAGAAAATATAATAAACTATTAA